TTCGCCAGTACTTCGCGGAGCGCACCAATCATTCGGCGTGCCGACAACGGCACCCTGCGCTCGGATGGAAGTGTCTCCGGCTGACGGAGCGCAAACCAGATCAGTGATACTACCCCCAGCACCAGCAGGATGACGAAGATGATGCGCCAGGCAGCCACAAACAGGATAGCCTGGCCGATAGCCGGCGCAATGATAGGTACCACGATGAAGACAACCATAATAAATGACATCACCCGCGCCATCGCTCTCCCGGCAAAGCGATCCCGAATGAGCGCCATTGAGACCCCACGTGGCCCGGCCACGCCCAACCCCTGAAGCAGACGCCCGATCAGCATCATGGGAAAATTGATGGCGAAGATAGCCAGCAGTGAGCCAACACCAAACATGGCGTATCCCAGGTAAATCGCCGGTTTACGCCCGATGCTGTCCGAAAGCGGGCCGTAGAGAAGCTGACCAATCGCCAGGCCGAGAAAGACCATCGTGACGACAAGCTGGTTGGCATTCTCGTGGGGGGAGCCGAGATCGGCGCCAATATCGGCCAGGGCGGGTAACATCAGATCAATCGACATAGCGACCAGCGAGGTCATTAGAGCCATCATGGCGATAAATTCGCCGGTTTGCGGGCCGTGTGTGAGTTTTGACGATGACATGACGTTTCCAGTTCCTTTACGCTATCTGATAGGTTTTCGTCGTATTATGCCCTCTTTGCGCAATCTTGACAAGACAATCTTCGCTTTGTCAAAGAGTTTTGCGCCGGGTGCAGGATGGTGTTTCTGGGATTATCGGCGGCGAGGGCACTGTCTTTTTCCACCCTGGCAGCAGGTTGCGGTATTATACGTAAAGCAGGGTTTCCCCCTCAGCCGGAGGAGCTATGTCAGCAATAATCATTGTCCGCGCTCAACCGTCCGACGCAGCGCTGCTCAAGCAAATTGCTGTGGCTGCCAAGCGATATTGGGGCTATCCCGACCATCTCATCAGCCAGTGGGCCGCCTCGCCGATCATCACCCCAGCGGCGATTGATCACGATCTGGTCTTTGCTGCTCATCAGCAGGGGCAGCCGATTGGCTGGTACCGGTTGATTGTCGATAGCTCACCGGCCATACTCGAAGACCTTTGGGTGATACCGTCCTGGATTGGTCAGGGCGTGGGGCGAATGCTCTTTACCCATGCCGTTGCCCAATGCCGTGCGCAGAGAATTGCGCAGATCGAGTTGGACGCTGATCCACATGCCGTCGGCTTCTATCGCAACATGGGATGTACCGTGATCGGGGAGACTATCTCAGAATGGAACCGACCGGTACCACGGCTCCGCTATACACTTGCAGCAGTGGATTGAAGCCGGGGTTTATGTCTCGTGAAACGTGCGCAAACCTTTGTGTGCAGTGTGTGTTTTGTGGGGGATGATTGATATATCTGCCACCACGTCATCCTCCAGCCTGTGCCAGCACGTGCTCCAATAGTGGCCGGGTGTGGGTCAGAGAGGCTGAACTGGCGATCAAGCGGTGCAGATCAGTAAAGGTGTCGATGTCATACCAAAGGGGAAGGAGCGAGGTCTGAAGCCGCAGTTGTTCGGCAATCGCCAGCGTATCACGCAGTACGGTTGGCGTACTCATGGTGACGCCGGTGAAGAGGGTTGGTGCCGGTCGGCGCAACCCAACCAGATAGTAACCACCATCACTGGCCGGCCCCAGCACAAGATCGGCCCCTTGCGCTAATTCAGCAATAGCCTGTTCGATGAAGGCCACCGGCAAATCAGGGCTATCGCTCCCGATCACAACCACTGCCGGCGCGCCTTCGTTCAGGAGCGCATCGGTGATGTTGGCCAGCCGTTCACCCAAATCAGCGCCAACCTGTGGCCGGTGGGCAAGGTCAGGGGCAAGGCGGGCAAAGTAATCGGCAGCGGTTTCCGGCGCATACGCGATGATCGGCTGCACCCCACGTACACTCCGCAACAACGCCGTCAAATCATAAAGAAACGCTTCGTACAGAGTAGTTGCCTGCTCTGGGGTCAAAGGCGGGCACAAACGGGTCTTAACCCGTCCCGGTTCAGGGCGACGGGCCATCATCACGAGCGCTGGATGCACGCTCACGGCGTGCCGATAGCGCCTGTTCAGGTGGAGCCGGCGGCTGCGGTGCATGCGTAACAGTGTGCTGCGGTGCGAATCTCGCGTCCGGCCAGATCGGCGATGGTCACATCGCGAATGGTCTGCGGCAACGCGAGATCGAGCATCTGATTGAAATCACAGTCGTAGAGTCGCCCATCCCAACCGACCGAGAGCGTGGTGCGACACATCAAGCCATTCACTGTCGCCGGGTTGAACGCCTGAACGAGTAGGTGCATGTATGCTTCCAGCTCGCCATTGGCCTGCAAGTGAGCCAGATAGC
This genomic window from Chloroflexus aurantiacus J-10-fl contains:
- a CDS encoding multidrug effflux MFS transporter — translated: MSSSKLTHGPQTGEFIAMMALMTSLVAMSIDLMLPALADIGADLGSPHENANQLVVTMVFLGLAIGQLLYGPLSDSIGRKPAIYLGYAMFGVGSLLAIFAINFPMMLIGRLLQGLGVAGPRGVSMALIRDRFAGRAMARVMSFIMVVFIVVPIIAPAIGQAILFVAAWRIIFVILLVLGVVSLIWFALRQPETLPSERRVPLSARRMIGALREVLANATTLGYTLMAGAVSAILQAYLNSSQQIFQQQYGLGALFPLFFAINALAIGLASFVNGRLVMRYGMRPLVKIALFALCSIALLFVGIALITAGQPPLWKLMAYLIPCFFCLGILFGNMNALAMEPLGHIAGVGSAVVGSLSTFVAIPLGAVIGQAYNGTVTPLAMGFAVLAFSALVLMYWANRDQPEPVVVSEE
- a CDS encoding GNAT family N-acetyltransferase, translating into MSAIIIVRAQPSDAALLKQIAVAAKRYWGYPDHLISQWAASPIITPAAIDHDLVFAAHQQGQPIGWYRLIVDSSPAILEDLWVIPSWIGQGVGRMLFTHAVAQCRAQRIAQIELDADPHAVGFYRNMGCTVIGETISEWNRPVPRLRYTLAAVD
- a CDS encoding TIGR04282 family arsenosugar biosynthesis glycosyltransferase, whose product is MSVHPALVMMARRPEPGRVKTRLCPPLTPEQATTLYEAFLYDLTALLRSVRGVQPIIAYAPETAADYFARLAPDLAHRPQVGADLGERLANITDALLNEGAPAVVVIGSDSPDLPVAFIEQAIAELAQGADLVLGPASDGGYYLVGLRRPAPTLFTGVTMSTPTVLRDTLAIAEQLRLQTSLLPLWYDIDTFTDLHRLIASSASLTHTRPLLEHVLAQAGG